From the Hymenobacter yonginensis genome, one window contains:
- a CDS encoding cyanophycinase yields MTSKPLGKLIAIGGNEDKGTYPNPRTKKKYYLNFFELGILKRVVLESGKEDPRIEVITTASMIPEEVARIYISSFTMLNCNNVNIMDIRTPEDARQPQYLERLRQADVVMMSGGNQSRLTQMFGGSEFLQILKQRYYEQPNFIIAGTSAGAMAMSKTMIKGGSVPDALMKGAVKMGPGLGLIDSVVIDSHFVKRGRFGRIIEAVALHPKLIGIGLGEDTGVLITEGNQMEAIGSNLVVIMDGHKLEHNNAPAAKKGEAISIESMLLHVLVKGNLYDVAQREFYPDLKLRQQAAESVQLTAGQDANAPVAAPNGI; encoded by the coding sequence ATGACCTCCAAACCCCTCGGTAAGCTCATTGCCATTGGCGGCAACGAAGACAAGGGTACCTACCCGAACCCTCGTACCAAGAAGAAATACTACCTCAACTTTTTCGAGTTGGGCATTCTGAAACGGGTCGTACTGGAATCCGGCAAAGAAGACCCGCGCATCGAGGTGATTACCACCGCCTCCATGATTCCGGAAGAGGTAGCCCGGATTTATATTTCCTCGTTCACGATGCTCAATTGCAACAACGTGAACATTATGGATATCCGCACGCCCGAGGATGCCCGCCAGCCGCAGTACCTGGAGCGCCTGCGCCAGGCCGACGTGGTGATGATGAGCGGCGGCAACCAGTCGCGCCTCACCCAGATGTTCGGCGGCTCGGAGTTTCTGCAGATTCTGAAGCAGCGCTACTACGAGCAGCCCAACTTCATCATTGCAGGCACCTCGGCCGGCGCCATGGCCATGTCCAAAACCATGATCAAGGGCGGCAGCGTACCGGATGCTCTGATGAAAGGCGCCGTGAAGATGGGCCCCGGCCTGGGTTTGATCGACAGCGTGGTTATTGACTCGCACTTTGTGAAGCGCGGCCGGTTCGGGCGCATCATCGAGGCCGTGGCGCTGCACCCCAAGCTGATTGGCATCGGACTGGGCGAGGACACCGGCGTGCTCATCACCGAAGGCAACCAGATGGAAGCCATCGGCTCGAACCTGGTTGTTATCATGGACGGGCACAAGCTAGAGCACAACAACGCCCCCGCCGCCAAAAAGGGCGAGGCCATTTCCATTGAGAGCATGCTGCTGCATGTGCTGGTGAAGGGCAACCTCTACGACGTCGCCCAGCGCGAGTTCTACCCCGACCTGAAGCTACGCCAGCAGGCCGCCGAATCGGTGCAGCTCACAGCGGGGCAGGACGCCAACGCACCGGTGGCCGCGCCCAACGGCATTTAA
- a CDS encoding AlbA family DNA-binding domain-containing protein, protein MTELEQLIRQGEGEQLEFKKKTTHPSRISRTLASLANTHGGRVLVGVEDDGRIVGVRDAEEEIYLLRQAARHYVEPALTLQIREVEHDDLTVLVVTVAESPHKPHRAQVADGDWRSYVRVRDESVQTSQLTEKVLERHDPLDMPRLEKLPLNREELAVLDYLQKNPRLTLNQYMKLLNLGRRRAYRTLIKLTLHGYIKHHDKEKEVYYTL, encoded by the coding sequence ATGACTGAACTCGAACAACTTATCCGGCAGGGCGAAGGCGAGCAGCTGGAATTCAAGAAGAAGACCACGCACCCTTCGCGCATTTCGCGCACGCTGGCCTCGCTGGCTAACACGCACGGCGGCCGGGTGCTGGTGGGCGTGGAAGACGACGGCCGCATTGTGGGCGTGCGCGACGCCGAAGAGGAAATCTATTTGCTGCGCCAGGCGGCCCGGCACTACGTGGAGCCGGCCCTGACCCTGCAGATCCGGGAAGTGGAGCACGACGACCTGACGGTGCTGGTGGTGACGGTGGCCGAAAGCCCGCACAAGCCGCACCGTGCCCAGGTGGCCGACGGCGACTGGCGCAGCTACGTGCGCGTGCGCGACGAAAGCGTGCAAACCAGCCAGCTCACCGAAAAAGTGCTGGAGCGCCACGACCCGCTGGACATGCCGCGCCTGGAAAAGCTGCCCCTCAACCGCGAAGAGCTGGCCGTGCTCGACTACCTGCAGAAAAACCCGCGCCTGACGCTCAACCAGTACATGAAGCTACTGAACCTGGGCCGCCGCCGTGCCTACCGCACCCTCATCAAGCTCACGCTCCACGGCTACATCAAGCACCACGATAAGGAAAAAGAGGTGTATTACACGCTGTAG
- a CDS encoding helix-turn-helix domain-containing protein, producing the protein MFKKSCRRDVPCLIATKRRTFVTEFSFGMVERIRELLQVNQLTPTQFADSIGVARPIISHILSGRNKPSLEVAQKILTAFPLLSPGWLLKGTGDMLEKAPSAAASGAVPTASPAPEDAAGPPLVRKAAKAPRYRPQTVPAVPEAARQSTHALEEPSAFVAAPDPQPTPVASAPAVPVEAPAAIQSAPAAVTVSAVAGPAAVAPAALPAQSADVSLARAFAEPGKSIRRIVIFYQDGTFTDYQPEPSVA; encoded by the coding sequence TTGTTTAAGAAGAGTTGTCGGCGAGATGTACCGTGCCTCATTGCAACCAAACGCCGTACATTTGTAACTGAATTCAGTTTTGGTATGGTAGAGCGCATCAGAGAACTTCTGCAGGTAAATCAGCTTACTCCTACGCAGTTTGCCGACAGTATCGGGGTGGCCCGCCCTATTATCAGCCACATTCTGAGCGGGCGCAACAAACCCAGCCTAGAAGTGGCGCAGAAGATTCTGACGGCTTTCCCGCTTCTGTCGCCCGGCTGGCTGCTGAAGGGTACCGGCGATATGCTGGAGAAGGCGCCTTCCGCAGCCGCTTCTGGTGCAGTTCCTACTGCCAGCCCAGCGCCGGAAGATGCTGCCGGCCCGCCATTGGTGCGCAAAGCCGCCAAAGCGCCCCGCTACCGGCCGCAGACAGTGCCAGCGGTACCGGAGGCTGCTCGGCAGTCAACGCACGCGCTAGAGGAGCCGTCCGCCTTTGTTGCCGCCCCTGATCCGCAGCCAACTCCCGTGGCGTCGGCGCCGGCTGTCCCCGTAGAGGCTCCGGCTGCCATCCAATCCGCTCCGGCAGCGGTTACCGTATCTGCGGTTGCTGGGCCAGCAGCGGTGGCCCCTGCAGCATTGCCAGCGCAGTCCGCAGATGTATCGCTGGCCCGTGCCTTTGCGGAGCCGGGCAAGTCAATCCGGCGGATCGTTATCTTCTATCAGGATGGCACCTTCACCGACTATCAGCCGGAGCCTTCCGTGGCGTAA
- a CDS encoding L,D-transpeptidase family protein, whose protein sequence is MNSPFRPAFFSTLLFWLMSLTMLASATSCSQEQKAQIKEALPGTPAKAGGPQPILDSVYVVRAMNAEPKFKDQVEWAKKFYRERQFRLGWFRNHELVPQAKTMLGVINKAADEGLDPKEYKTRDFDKLFADLEGVQADSTKRNALEKEIDVALSGTYFNWASDFYRGTVDPRAVKTIDWQVKRNKIKLHKALMTILQERESTYPYYEFEPLHPEYEQLKKALADYRALQRNGGWPTLPATTKLKPGQASPAVATLRQRLLGTKAAPAVTLAATASAETVPARTVANSPAAPTPTAAAPAEKYDAELVQAVKAFQSQNGLNPDGVVGGETLRLLNIPVAQRIDQLILNMERWRWIPKKFEPDYLLVNIPDYKLHVVEGNKEVFDMRVIVGKALNATPVFSDKMEYVVLAPYWNVPYSIIDKEMRPKLAANAQSYLDRLDMEVVKGSGAKATPVDPNSINWASLTPATWKYTLRRRPGPKNDLGDVKFIFPNSNDVYLHDTPHDELFSQAKRGFSHGCVRVAEPLKLAEYLLRNKPGWDMTKIEETIAGRKELYVNLPKHVPVYLVYFTSWVDEAGNVNFRDDIYGHDKSLAKEYFN, encoded by the coding sequence ATGAATTCACCGTTCCGTCCGGCTTTCTTCTCCACCTTGTTGTTCTGGCTCATGAGCCTCACGATGCTGGCATCTGCTACTTCGTGCAGCCAGGAGCAAAAGGCCCAGATCAAGGAAGCCCTGCCCGGCACTCCGGCCAAAGCCGGTGGGCCGCAGCCTATTCTCGACAGCGTATATGTGGTTCGCGCCATGAATGCCGAACCAAAATTCAAGGACCAGGTTGAGTGGGCCAAGAAGTTCTACCGCGAGCGACAGTTCCGGTTGGGCTGGTTCCGCAACCACGAGCTGGTGCCCCAGGCCAAAACCATGCTCGGGGTCATCAACAAGGCCGCCGATGAAGGCCTGGATCCTAAAGAGTACAAAACCAGGGACTTCGACAAGTTATTTGCCGATCTGGAAGGCGTACAGGCCGATTCCACCAAGCGCAATGCGCTGGAAAAGGAGATTGACGTAGCCCTTTCCGGCACCTATTTCAACTGGGCTTCCGACTTCTACCGGGGCACCGTAGACCCGCGCGCCGTCAAAACCATCGACTGGCAGGTGAAGCGCAACAAGATCAAGCTGCACAAGGCCCTGATGACGATCCTGCAGGAGCGGGAAAGCACGTATCCTTATTATGAGTTTGAGCCGCTGCACCCCGAGTACGAGCAGCTGAAAAAGGCGTTGGCCGACTACCGCGCCCTGCAGCGCAACGGCGGCTGGCCCACGCTGCCCGCCACCACCAAGCTCAAGCCCGGGCAGGCCTCGCCGGCCGTGGCCACGCTGCGCCAGCGTCTGCTGGGTACCAAAGCAGCACCAGCCGTCACGCTTGCCGCCACCGCTTCTGCGGAGACTGTGCCGGCCCGCACCGTAGCCAACAGCCCCGCCGCGCCAACTCCGACTGCTGCCGCGCCGGCCGAGAAATACGACGCCGAGCTGGTGCAGGCCGTGAAGGCTTTTCAGAGCCAGAACGGTCTCAACCCCGATGGGGTAGTGGGGGGCGAAACGCTCCGTCTGCTCAACATACCGGTGGCTCAGCGCATCGATCAGCTCATCCTGAACATGGAGCGCTGGCGCTGGATTCCGAAAAAGTTTGAGCCCGATTACCTGCTGGTGAACATCCCCGACTACAAGCTGCACGTCGTCGAAGGCAACAAGGAAGTGTTCGATATGCGCGTCATCGTGGGCAAGGCGCTCAACGCTACGCCGGTCTTTTCCGACAAGATGGAGTACGTGGTACTGGCACCTTACTGGAACGTTCCCTACAGCATTATCGATAAGGAGATGCGCCCCAAGTTGGCCGCCAATGCCCAGTCCTACCTCGACCGCCTCGACATGGAAGTGGTGAAAGGCTCGGGTGCCAAGGCTACCCCTGTTGACCCCAACAGCATCAACTGGGCCAGCCTCACGCCGGCCACCTGGAAGTACACGCTGCGCCGCCGGCCGGGCCCCAAAAACGACCTCGGCGACGTGAAGTTTATCTTCCCGAACTCCAACGACGTGTACCTCCACGACACCCCCCACGACGAGCTGTTCAGCCAGGCCAAGCGCGGCTTCAGCCACGGCTGCGTGCGGGTCGCCGAGCCCCTCAAGCTGGCCGAGTACCTGCTCCGCAACAAGCCCGGCTGGGACATGACCAAGATCGAGGAAACGATTGCCGGCCGCAAGGAGCTCTACGTAAACCTGCCCAAGCACGTGCCCGTGTACCTGGTCTACTTCACCTCGTGGGTGGATGAAGCCGGCAACGTGAACTTCCGCGACGACATCTACGGCCACGATAAATCCCTCGCCAAAGAATACTTCAACTAG
- a CDS encoding SDR family NAD(P)-dependent oxidoreductase, whose protein sequence is MVVSSLLPLRHKTALVTGATSGIGLVTARELARQGARVILVGRNPDKAERARAAILASVPEATLDVRLFDLALLSNVRTLAAEIQHDYPQLDILVNNAGIMPGPLTVTAEGHELSWVTNHLSVFMLTNLLLPLLVEAEAGRIVTVASEAHWLGEIEYSQEARNAPDNYSWLTAYADSKLANILFTTELAHRLELTGVTANCLHPGMVDTGLVHAGSSWGMKALWYPAKPFMISPEQGARTSLYLATAPEVARVSGRYFKNTRPGRCSARSQSRPDASRLWRISEEETGVSV, encoded by the coding sequence ATGGTCGTTTCTTCCCTCCTTCCGCTCCGGCACAAAACGGCCCTGGTCACGGGAGCTACCTCGGGCATTGGGCTGGTAACGGCCCGCGAGCTGGCCCGGCAGGGTGCCCGCGTTATCCTGGTAGGCCGCAACCCCGACAAAGCCGAGCGGGCCCGCGCCGCCATCCTGGCCTCCGTGCCCGAGGCCACGCTCGATGTGCGCCTGTTCGATCTGGCGCTGCTGAGCAACGTGCGCACTTTGGCCGCCGAAATCCAGCACGACTACCCGCAGCTGGATATCCTCGTCAACAACGCGGGCATCATGCCCGGTCCGCTCACGGTTACGGCCGAGGGGCACGAGTTGAGCTGGGTTACCAACCACCTGTCGGTGTTCATGCTCACCAACCTGCTGTTGCCGCTGCTGGTGGAAGCCGAGGCCGGGCGCATCGTGACAGTGGCCTCGGAGGCGCACTGGCTGGGCGAGATTGAATACTCGCAGGAAGCCCGCAACGCCCCCGACAACTACAGCTGGCTCACGGCCTACGCCGACTCCAAGCTGGCCAACATCCTGTTCACCACCGAGCTGGCCCACCGCCTGGAACTGACCGGCGTCACGGCCAACTGCCTGCACCCGGGCATGGTAGACACCGGTCTGGTGCACGCGGGCAGCTCCTGGGGCATGAAGGCGCTGTGGTATCCGGCCAAGCCGTTTATGATTTCGCCGGAGCAGGGCGCGCGCACCAGCCTCTACCTGGCCACGGCCCCAGAGGTGGCCCGCGTGAGTGGGCGCTATTTCAAAAACACCCGGCCCGGCCGTTGCTCGGCCCGCTCGCAAAGCCGCCCCGATGCGTCGCGCCTGTGGCGGATTTCAGAAGAAGAAACGGGCGTTAGCGTGTAA
- a CDS encoding DEAD/DEAH box helicase, with the protein MIFDDLNLIEPILRALHEEGYTTPTPIQQQAIPQVLEGHDLLGVAQTGTGKTAAFTVPILQILHQTAQVERHAPGRIRCLVLTPTRELAIQIGESFKAYGRHLPKLRSTVIFGGVGQHPQVQVLKRGVEVLIATPGRLLDLMNQGFIDLRNIEVFVLDEADRMLDMGFIHDIKRILPKLPASRQTLFFSATMPGQIQELAATILRPNPVKVAVTPVSSTADTVTQGVYLVEKNDKPALLEHVLQNQEIRRVLVFTRTKHGADKVVKTLEKANIPAEAIHGNKSQNHRQRALSSFKAGTTRVLVATDIAARGIDVDELTHVINYEVPNEPETYVHRIGRTGRAGAFGTAFTFVEDEERAYLQDIQKLIRRQIDLIEDHPYTTRSVAPVPLHGGAPIKRPKGPAGRPPRPGREGGGGGQGGGRAPRQGQQSGAPRGGQERGASGGHLSSSAASSRPAGERTPGSSQGSGSGQRRFRGGNGGGRPQ; encoded by the coding sequence ATGATCTTCGACGACCTTAACCTTATTGAGCCTATCCTGCGTGCCCTGCACGAGGAAGGCTACACTACTCCCACGCCTATTCAGCAGCAAGCCATTCCGCAAGTGCTGGAAGGCCACGATCTGCTGGGTGTCGCCCAGACCGGCACCGGCAAAACCGCCGCTTTCACCGTTCCAATTCTGCAGATCCTGCACCAGACGGCTCAGGTAGAGCGCCACGCGCCCGGCCGCATCCGTTGCCTGGTGCTCACTCCTACCCGCGAGCTGGCTATCCAGATCGGGGAAAGCTTCAAGGCCTATGGCCGCCACCTGCCCAAGCTGCGCTCCACCGTCATCTTTGGCGGCGTAGGTCAGCACCCGCAGGTGCAGGTGCTCAAGCGCGGCGTTGAGGTGCTCATCGCCACCCCCGGCCGCCTGCTCGACCTGATGAACCAGGGTTTCATCGACCTGCGCAACATCGAAGTATTTGTGCTGGACGAAGCCGACCGCATGCTCGACATGGGCTTCATCCACGATATCAAGCGCATCCTGCCCAAGCTGCCGGCCTCGCGCCAGACGCTGTTCTTCTCGGCTACCATGCCCGGCCAGATTCAGGAGCTGGCCGCTACCATCCTGCGCCCCAACCCGGTGAAAGTGGCCGTAACGCCCGTTTCCAGCACCGCCGATACGGTTACGCAGGGCGTGTACCTGGTAGAAAAGAACGACAAGCCGGCCCTTCTAGAGCACGTGCTGCAAAACCAGGAAATCCGCCGCGTACTGGTGTTCACGCGCACCAAGCACGGCGCCGACAAGGTGGTGAAGACGCTGGAGAAGGCCAACATTCCGGCCGAAGCCATCCACGGCAACAAAAGCCAGAACCACCGCCAGCGGGCCCTCAGCAGCTTCAAGGCCGGCACCACCCGCGTGCTGGTAGCCACCGACATTGCCGCCCGCGGCATCGACGTGGATGAGCTGACCCACGTTATCAACTACGAGGTACCCAACGAGCCCGAAACCTACGTGCACCGTATCGGCCGGACGGGCCGCGCCGGGGCCTTCGGCACGGCTTTCACGTTTGTGGAAGACGAGGAGCGCGCCTACCTGCAGGATATCCAGAAGCTGATTCGTCGGCAGATCGACCTAATTGAAGACCACCCCTACACCACCCGCTCGGTGGCCCCGGTGCCGTTGCACGGCGGCGCGCCCATCAAGCGGCCGAAAGGCCCGGCTGGTCGCCCACCGCGGCCCGGCCGCGAAGGCGGCGGCGGTGGCCAGGGTGGCGGTCGGGCGCCGCGCCAGGGCCAGCAGAGCGGCGCCCCCCGCGGCGGCCAGGAACGCGGCGCCAGTGGCGGCCACCTCAGCAGCTCCGCGGCTTCGTCGCGGCCGGCTGGTGAGCGGACGCCTGGCAGCAGCCAGGGCTCCGGCTCGGGCCAGCGCCGTTTCCGCGGCGGCAACGGCGGCGGACGCCCGCAGTAG
- a CDS encoding DinB family protein has translation MSHFSTLPAATEYAPFYHTYVRLIPGDPLAALRAQPQELRCLLAGLTEKQALLRYAPGKWSIKESLVHMLDTERIFAYRALRIARADTTPLPSFDQDDYVPASGADARPLADILREYDTVRAASLSLLESFTAEMVARQGTASGQPVSVRAMAYILAGHEAHHLHILQERYLPQLAG, from the coding sequence ATGAGCCACTTCAGCACCCTGCCCGCTGCCACCGAGTACGCCCCGTTCTACCACACCTACGTCCGGCTGATTCCGGGCGACCCGCTGGCTGCGCTGCGCGCCCAGCCGCAGGAGCTGCGCTGCCTGCTGGCGGGCCTCACCGAGAAGCAGGCGCTGCTGCGCTACGCGCCCGGCAAGTGGAGCATCAAGGAGTCTCTGGTGCACATGCTGGATACCGAGCGCATCTTCGCCTACCGGGCCCTGCGCATCGCCCGCGCCGACACCACCCCGCTGCCTAGCTTCGACCAGGACGACTACGTGCCCGCTTCCGGCGCCGACGCCCGCCCGCTGGCTGACATTCTGCGCGAATACGACACCGTGCGGGCGGCTTCGCTGAGTTTGCTGGAGTCGTTTACGGCCGAAATGGTGGCCCGGCAGGGCACGGCCAGCGGCCAGCCCGTGAGCGTGCGGGCCATGGCCTACATTTTAGCTGGGCACGAAGCGCATCATCTGCATATATTGCAGGAACGCTACCTGCCGCAGCTGGCCGGCTAG
- a CDS encoding isoaspartyl peptidase/L-asparaginase family protein, giving the protein MNIPFALAIHGGAGTISRQLMTPEKEQAYLAALRQSLEAGHAVLRQGGSALDAVEAAVRSLEDCPLFNAGRGAVFTHDGHHEMDAAIMDGRNRAAGAVAGARAVQNPIRAARLVMEHTDHVLLAYPGADELAREHGLPLQPAEYFFTQHRYDQLQEALQEGRMRLDHSQAQPAAGAPATHEDPKKKMGTVGAVALDQYGNLAAATSTGGMTNKRYSRIGDSPIIGSGTFADNRTCAISCTGHGEFFLRAVVAHDISCLMEYRGLSLAEACRVVVHDKLAPIGGEGGLVAVDAAGNMALPFNSDGMYRGSVSAGSDFYLGIYKD; this is encoded by the coding sequence ATGAACATTCCCTTTGCCCTGGCCATCCACGGCGGAGCCGGCACGATTTCGCGCCAGCTCATGACGCCCGAAAAAGAACAGGCCTACCTGGCGGCCCTGCGCCAGAGCCTGGAGGCTGGCCACGCGGTGCTGCGCCAGGGCGGCTCCGCCCTCGATGCCGTGGAAGCCGCCGTGCGCAGCCTCGAAGACTGCCCGCTCTTCAACGCCGGCCGCGGTGCCGTGTTCACCCACGATGGCCACCACGAAATGGACGCCGCCATCATGGACGGTCGCAACCGCGCCGCGGGCGCCGTGGCCGGGGCTCGCGCCGTGCAGAACCCCATCCGGGCGGCCCGCCTCGTGATGGAGCACACCGACCACGTGCTGCTGGCCTACCCCGGCGCCGACGAGCTGGCCCGGGAACATGGCCTGCCGCTGCAACCGGCCGAGTACTTTTTCACCCAGCACCGCTACGACCAGCTGCAGGAAGCCTTGCAGGAAGGCCGCATGCGCCTCGACCACTCACAGGCCCAGCCCGCCGCCGGCGCGCCTGCCACCCACGAAGACCCGAAAAAGAAAATGGGCACTGTCGGGGCCGTGGCTCTCGATCAGTACGGCAACCTGGCCGCCGCCACCAGCACCGGCGGCATGACCAACAAGCGCTACTCCCGCATCGGCGACTCGCCCATCATCGGCAGCGGCACCTTCGCCGACAACCGCACCTGCGCCATCAGCTGCACCGGGCACGGCGAGTTTTTCCTGCGCGCGGTGGTAGCCCACGACATCAGCTGCCTGATGGAGTACCGGGGCCTGAGTCTGGCCGAAGCCTGCCGCGTGGTGGTGCACGACAAGCTGGCGCCCATCGGGGGGGAAGGTGGCCTAGTGGCCGTGGATGCCGCCGGCAACATGGCTCTGCCCTTCAACTCCGACGGCATGTATCGCGGCAGCGTCAGCGCCGGCTCCGACTTCTACCTGGGCATCTACAAAGACTAG
- a CDS encoding DUF3127 domain-containing protein: MAYDATGRLHEIFDEQQVSEKFRKREFVLEVVDGQYPEHIKFQLVQDKTALIDPYKVGDEVKIAFNLRGRGFNKNGQMLYFTNLEAWRIEPAAGGASAPQGGGYQQAAPRAAAPAQNQNPNLRASSAPIASDDDNDLPF; this comes from the coding sequence ATGGCTTACGATGCTACCGGCCGCCTGCACGAAATCTTTGATGAACAGCAGGTGAGCGAGAAATTCCGCAAGCGCGAATTCGTGCTGGAAGTTGTAGATGGCCAGTACCCTGAGCATATCAAGTTCCAATTGGTGCAAGACAAAACGGCCCTCATCGACCCTTACAAAGTGGGCGACGAGGTGAAGATTGCCTTCAACCTGCGCGGCCGCGGCTTCAACAAAAACGGCCAGATGCTGTATTTCACCAACCTGGAAGCCTGGCGCATTGAGCCGGCTGCCGGCGGCGCTTCGGCTCCGCAGGGTGGTGGCTATCAGCAGGCTGCCCCTCGGGCCGCTGCTCCCGCTCAAAACCAGAATCCGAACCTGCGCGCTTCTTCGGCGCCCATCGCCTCGGACGACGACAACGACCTGCCGTTCTAA
- a CDS encoding VOC family protein encodes MAQRLALVTLVVAEYDEAIAFYTQKLGFHLLEDTRLSDEKRWVRVAPPGPGGAELLLAQAATPEQMYCIGSQTGGRVAMFLYTDDLQRDYHRLLAAQVRIVRPPVQQPYGWVLVFSDLYGNLWDLLEPV; translated from the coding sequence ATGGCTCAGCGCCTCGCCCTTGTCACGCTCGTGGTAGCCGAATACGACGAAGCCATTGCGTTTTACACCCAGAAGCTGGGCTTCCACCTCCTGGAAGATACCCGCCTGAGCGACGAGAAACGCTGGGTGCGCGTGGCGCCGCCCGGCCCTGGCGGCGCCGAGCTGCTGCTGGCGCAGGCCGCCACGCCGGAGCAGATGTACTGCATCGGCAGCCAGACCGGCGGCCGCGTGGCTATGTTCCTCTACACCGACGACCTGCAGCGCGACTACCATCGTCTGCTGGCCGCGCAGGTGCGCATCGTGCGCCCGCCGGTGCAGCAGCCGTACGGCTGGGTGCTGGTGTTCAGTGATTTGTACGGCAACCTCTGGGACTTGCTAGAGCCAGTATAA
- a CDS encoding M1 family metallopeptidase — MTASALHSLSDPHSYARPAEASVRHLSLNLAVDFDARLLRGTATWQLHNAGATELLLDARDLHIEAVWLGAPDSEPTTFELGATDAVLGQPLRIRIRPDTTEVSIRYQTTPGAAALQWLSPAQTAGREYPFLFTQSQAILARTWIPCQDSPGIRFTYEARVQAPVEMLALMSATNPQERNATGEYYFRMDQPIPAYLMALAVGDLQFTPLSARTGIYAEPVTLPVATSEFEDLEKMVATAEDLYGPYRWERYDLLVLPPSFPFGGMENPRLTFVTPTILAGDRSLTSLVAHELAHSWSGNLVTNATWNDFWLNEGFTVYFERRIMEQLYGRPYADMLQVLGHSALLHTVAELGATSPDTHLHLDLAGRDPDEGLNEIAYEKGDYLLLTLEHLVGRLALDTFIKEYFARHSFQSMDTASFIAYLRRELLDQHPGLEAKLQLDAWVNQPGIPAVAPPVASERFEAVAAAVARWQQGAPAAGLPTTAWSSHEWVYFLHRLPAPLSLEQLAELDAAFGFTQSGNAEILAAWFPHTIAAGYSPADEALHQFLTQVGRRKFLVPLYKALLATPDGAARARRLYAEARPNYHSVATSTFDVLLK, encoded by the coding sequence ATGACTGCTTCTGCTTTGCACTCCCTCTCCGACCCGCACAGCTATGCCCGGCCAGCCGAGGCCAGCGTCCGGCACCTCAGCCTGAACCTAGCCGTTGACTTCGACGCCCGCCTGCTGCGCGGCACTGCTACCTGGCAACTCCACAACGCCGGCGCCACCGAGCTGCTGCTCGACGCCCGCGACCTGCACATTGAGGCCGTGTGGCTGGGCGCCCCGGACAGCGAGCCGACCACCTTCGAGCTGGGCGCGACCGACGCCGTGCTGGGCCAGCCCCTGCGCATCCGTATCCGGCCCGACACCACCGAAGTCAGCATCCGGTACCAGACCACGCCCGGCGCGGCGGCGCTGCAGTGGCTGAGCCCCGCGCAGACGGCCGGCCGCGAGTACCCGTTTCTGTTCACCCAGTCGCAGGCCATCCTGGCCCGCACCTGGATTCCGTGCCAGGACTCGCCGGGTATACGCTTCACCTACGAAGCGCGGGTGCAGGCGCCGGTGGAAATGCTGGCTCTGATGAGCGCCACCAACCCGCAGGAGCGCAACGCCACCGGCGAGTACTACTTCCGCATGGATCAGCCCATTCCGGCCTACCTGATGGCCCTGGCCGTCGGCGACCTGCAGTTCACGCCGCTGAGCGCCCGCACCGGCATCTACGCCGAGCCCGTGACGCTGCCCGTAGCCACCAGCGAGTTTGAGGACCTGGAGAAAATGGTGGCCACCGCCGAAGACCTGTACGGCCCTTACCGCTGGGAACGGTACGATTTGCTGGTGCTGCCGCCCTCCTTTCCATTTGGCGGCATGGAAAATCCCCGTTTAACATTTGTAACACCCACCATTCTGGCCGGCGACCGGAGCCTGACCAGCCTGGTGGCCCACGAGCTGGCTCATTCCTGGAGCGGCAACCTCGTGACCAACGCCACCTGGAACGATTTCTGGCTGAACGAAGGCTTCACGGTGTATTTCGAGCGCCGCATTATGGAGCAGCTCTACGGCCGCCCCTACGCCGATATGCTGCAGGTGCTGGGCCACTCGGCCCTGCTCCACACCGTGGCGGAGCTCGGCGCCACCAGCCCCGATACCCACCTGCACCTCGACCTGGCCGGGCGCGACCCCGACGAAGGCCTCAACGAAATTGCCTACGAGAAGGGCGACTACCTCCTGCTCACCCTCGAACACTTGGTAGGCCGGCTGGCCCTCGACACCTTTATTAAGGAGTACTTCGCGCGGCACAGTTTCCAGAGCATGGACACGGCCTCGTTCATAGCGTACCTGCGCCGCGAGCTACTCGACCAGCACCCCGGCCTGGAAGCCAAGCTGCAGTTGGATGCCTGGGTGAACCAGCCCGGCATTCCGGCCGTGGCGCCGCCGGTAGCGTCGGAGCGGTTTGAGGCCGTGGCCGCCGCCGTGGCCCGGTGGCAGCAGGGCGCGCCGGCCGCCGGCCTGCCTACCACCGCTTGGAGCAGCCACGAGTGGGTGTACTTCCTGCACCGTCTGCCAGCGCCGCTTTCGTTGGAGCAGCTGGCCGAGCTGGACGCGGCCTTCGGGTTCACGCAGTCCGGCAACGCCGAAATTCTGGCGGCCTGGTTTCCGCATACCATTGCGGCCGGCTACTCCCCTGCCGACGAAGCGCTGCACCAGTTCCTGACGCAGGTGGGCCGCCGCAAGTTTCTGGTGCCACTCTACAAGGCGCTGCTGGCTACGCCCGATGGCGCCGCGCGGGCCCGCCGGCTCTACGCCGAGGCCCGGCCCAATTATCATTCCGTCGCAACCAGCACGTTCGACGTACTGTTGAAATAG